From the Clarias gariepinus isolate MV-2021 ecotype Netherlands chromosome 3, CGAR_prim_01v2, whole genome shotgun sequence genome, one window contains:
- the smarcc1b gene encoding SWI/SNF complex subunit SMARCC1b, protein MAAQTAGSAGEKAAGSSALSRRKDGGPCAEFWESAETVSQLENIRTWIGKHYKKYVQVDAPSSKALSGLVIQLLQFQEDAFGRKASDPGLTKLPVKCFLDMKPGGALCHILGSVYKFKTEQGWRRFDLQNPSRVDRNIEMFLSVEKTLVQNNLLSRPVVYLSPELDQKQANKFKDIIMRHKGSVTEDRVQASHHIYPTPASGEEDDWFRPVLRVSQHVVVHWGMYPDSYDTWVSVSDADVDVEEAPPSERPWKVHAKWLLDTDVFNEWMNEEDYEVDESKRGVVFRRRIYPRDEEECKTSGKKRRRSPSPPSSESRKKGGKKGSYKRRGQQEEAEPEEDLTKDMEDPTPVPNMEEVKLPKNVNLKKDSENTPVKGGTMTDLDDQDDEFMSGVRDEEEREFGRGLEGEESATEQTHHIIIPSYASWFDYNCIHRIERRALPEFFNGKNKSKTPEIYLAYRNFMIDSYRLNPQEYLTSTSCRRNLTGDVCALIRVHAFLEQWGVINYQVDAESRPLPMGPPPTPHFNVLTDSPTALVPLQHRPLQVTASQHMLHFPEKSREKPSDLQNFGLRTDIYAKKHPKTKGANAGREWTEQETLLLLEALEMYKDDWNKVSEHVGSRTQDECILHFLRLPIEDPYLENSEASMGPLAYQPVPFSQSGNPVMSTVAFLASVVDPRVASAAAKAALEEFSQVRERASPELLNPPVLKIQDPGQSLAELEPTFGMPSSTISGPETGPLEKTEGTRLERLEFDTDHHEKVMGESTAGEGEQVKNEEKDETEGEKEGESKAEEGLELVQAHGEHGERRRGAELDLVEANIATAAAAALASAATKAKHLAAVEERKIKSLVALLVETQMKKLEIKLRHFEELETIMDREKEALEQQRQQLLSERQNFHLEQVKYAELKARQQLEQQQGGVSQSSGAAAFNPPHHGRTVGSAAAGQMMSVQHSGAPNGTYPTPPSSQSEGATPISRPPMDS, encoded by the exons ATGGCGGCGCAGACCGCGGGCTCGGCGGGAGAGAAGGCGGCCGGCAGCTCCGCACTGAGCCGCAGGAAGGACGGGGGTCCGTGTGCTGAGTTCTGGGAGAGCGCGGAGACCGTGTCACAGCTCGAGAACATCCGCACCTGGATCGGGAAGCATTATAAGAAG TATGTGCAGGTTGACGCTCCTTCCAGTAAGGCTCTCTCAGGACTGGTCATCCAGCTCCTGCAGTTTCAGGAGGATGCGTTCGGCCGTAAAGCCAGTGACCCGGGCCTCACTAAACTGCCG gTGAAGTGTTTTCTAGATATGAAGCCAGGGGGCGCTCTCTGTCACATCCTTGGTTCTGTCTATAAGTTTAAAACCGAGCAGGGCTG GCGTCGCTTCGACTTGCAGAACCCGTCCCGAGTGGACCGCAACATAGAGATGTTCCTCAGTGTGGAGAAAACACTTGTACAG aataATCTTCTGAGCAGGCCCGTGGTGTACCTTTCACCTGAGCTGGACCAGAAGCAGGCCAACAAATTCAAAGACATCATCATGAGACACAAG GGTTCGGTCACAGAGGACAGGGTACAAGCTTCCCATCACATCTACCCCACCCCTGCCTCAGGAGAAGAAG ATGACTGGTTCAGACCGGTTCTGCGGGTCAGTCAGCACGTGGTGGTCCACTGGGGCATGTATCCCGACAG TTATGACACGTGGGTGTCGGTCAGTGACGCTGACGTGGACGTTGAGGAAGCTCCGCCTTCAGAGCGGCCGTGGAAG GTCCATGCGAAGTGGCTTCTCGACACAGATGTGTTCAACGAGTGGATGAATGAGGAAGACTACGAGGTGGACGAGAGCAAAAGGGGCGTAGTGTTCCGGAGGCGCATCTACCCTCGGGATGAGGAG GAATGCAAAACGTCTGGGAAGAAGCGACGGCGGTCCCCCTCACCACCCTCATCTGAGTCCAGGAAGAAAGGAGGGAAAAAGGg TTCATATAAGAGGCGTGGCCAGCAGGAAGAGGCGGAGCCTGAAGAAGACCTGACTAAAGACATGGAGGACCCGACACCAGTGCCTAACATGGAGGAGGTCAAACTGCCTAAAAATG TAAACCTGAAGAAGGACAGCGAGAACACACCAGTGAAAGGAGGAACCATGACTGACCTGG acgACCAGGATGACGAGTTCATGTCTGGAGTCAGG gatgagGAGGAGCGGGAGTTTGGGCGTGGGCTGGAAGGAGAGGAGAGCGCCACAGAGCAGACTCACCACATCATCATACCCAGCTACGCCTCTTGGTTTGACTATAACTG TATTCATCGGATAGAGAGGAGAGCACTGCCCGAGTTCTTCAATGGGAAGAACAAGTCCAAAACACCAGAGAT ATATTTGGCTTATCGTAACTTCATGATCGACTCGTACCGGCTAAACCCTCAGGAGTACCTGACCTCCACCTCCTGCAGACGCAACCTCACAGGAGACGTGTGTGCACTTATAAg GGTCCATGCGTTCCTGGAGCAGTGGGGTGTGATCAATTACCAGGTGGATGCTGAGAGCAGACCTCTCCCTATGGGTCCTCCACCCACACCTCACTTTAACGTTCTCACAGACAGTCCTACAGCGCTGGTCCCCCTGCAGCACAGACCATTACAG gttacAGCCTCTCAGCACATGCTCCATTTCCCTGAGAAGAGCAGAGAAAAGCCTTCAGACCTTCAGAACTTCGGCTTACGAACTGATATTTATGCAAAGAAGCATCCCAag ACTAAAGGAGCAAACGCAGGACGTGAGTGGACGGAGCAGGAGACTCTGCTGCTTCTGGAG GCATTAGAGATGTATAAAGATGACTGGAATAAGGTCTCTGAGCATGTGGGGAGCCGCACACAGGACGAGTGTATCCTGCACTTCCTGCGCTTGCCCATAGAGGACCCATACCTGGAGAACTCGGAGGCCTCGATGGGTCCTCTGGCCTACCAGCCTGTTCCCTTCAGCCAGTCAGGGAACCCCGTCATGAGCACTGTGGCCTTCCTCGCCTCGGTGGTGGACCCCCGAGTCGCCTCTGCTGCTGCCAAGGCTgccctgg AGGAGTTTTCCCAGGTTCGAGAACGCGCTTCTCCAGAGCTGCTCAATCCCCCCGTCCTCAAAATCCAAGATCCTGGACAGAGTTTAGCAGAACTCGAGCCCACCTTTGGAATGCCGTCAAGTACCATATCCGGACCCGAGACAGGCCCCCTGGAAAAGACGG AAGGGACCAGACTGGAAAGGCTGGAGTTTGACACGGACCACCATGAGAAG GTGATGGGCGAGAGCACTGCAGGAGAGGGAGAGCAagtgaaaaatgaagaaaaggaTGAGACtgaaggagagaaagaagggGAGAGCAAAGCAG agGAAGGTTTGGAGTTGGTCCAGGCCCACGGGGAACATGGCGAGAGAAGGAGGGGGGCAGAACTTGACTTGGTGGAGGCGAATATCGCCACGGCCGCTGCAGCTGCCCTGGCCTCTGCTGCCACCAAGGCCAAG CACTTGGCCGCTGTGGAGGAGAGGAAGATCAAGTCTCTGGTGGCTCTGCTGGTGGAGACCCAGATGAAGAAGCTGGAGATAAAGCTGAGGCACTTCGAGGAGCTGGAGACCATCATGGACCGGGAGAAGGAGGCT ctggaACAGCAGCGACAGCAGTTGCTATCAGAGAGGCAGAACTTCCATCTGGAGCAGGTGAAGTACGCTGAGCTAAAGGCGCGGCAGCAGCTCGAACAGCAGCAGGGTGGAGTCTCGCAGAGCAGCGGAGCCGCCGCCTTTAATCCTCCTCATCAtg GTCGCACCGTGGGCAGTGCAGCAGCGGGGCAGATGATGAGTGTGCAGCACAGCGGCGCTCCTAACGGCACAT acCCGACCCCACCTTCCTCCCAGTCTGAAGGGGCCACGCCCATTTCCCGGCCCCCGATGGACAGCTGA